A region of Burkholderiales bacterium DNA encodes the following proteins:
- a CDS encoding enoyl-CoA hydratase-related protein, which produces MSETPGASTDVRYDIADHIARITIDRPERRNAIGVGVRRGLIEAFTDAAVNPDVWVVILTGTGDQAFCAGGDLKENDARTRAGTRFPVPMTGPERNVYETILETYKPTIAALNGLAYGGGLELALACDIRIAADHVKLCLPEAKRGMGANFASVLLPRLIPRALAFQMLYTAEPITAQQAHAWGLLNTVVPGDKLAETVDAFARKLAKNAPVTLRRYKQMVVKGADLPVFAALRLDPGMNPYLSEDRAEGVRAFVEKRDPQWRGR; this is translated from the coding sequence ATGAGCGAAACGCCCGGCGCCTCGACCGACGTCCGCTACGATATCGCCGACCACATCGCCCGCATCACCATCGACCGGCCCGAGCGCCGCAATGCGATCGGCGTCGGGGTGCGGCGCGGGCTCATCGAGGCATTCACAGACGCAGCGGTGAATCCCGACGTGTGGGTGGTGATCCTGACCGGCACCGGCGACCAGGCGTTCTGCGCCGGCGGTGATCTCAAGGAGAACGACGCGCGCACGCGCGCGGGGACGCGTTTTCCGGTGCCGATGACCGGTCCCGAGCGCAACGTCTACGAGACGATCCTCGAGACTTACAAGCCGACGATCGCGGCGTTGAACGGGCTTGCGTACGGCGGCGGGCTCGAGCTTGCGCTGGCATGCGACATCCGCATCGCCGCCGATCACGTGAAGCTCTGTCTCCCCGAAGCGAAGCGCGGCATGGGCGCCAACTTCGCGTCGGTGCTGCTGCCGCGGCTCATCCCGCGCGCGCTCGCGTTTCAGATGCTCTACACCGCCGAGCCGATCACCGCGCAGCAGGCGCACGCATGGGGCTTGCTCAACACGGTCGTGCCGGGAGACAAGCTCGCGGAGACGGTCGATGCGTTCGCGCGCAAGCTGGCGAAGAACGCGCCGGTCACGCTGCGCCGCTACAAGCAGATGGTGGTCAAAGGCGCCGACCTGCCGGTGTTCGCGGCGCTGCGGCTCGATCCGGGGATGAATCCCTATCTCAGCGAAGACCGCGCCGAAGGCGTGCGCGCGTTCGTGGAGAAGCGCGACCCGCAGTGGCGCGGGCGCTGA
- the gspN gene encoding type II secretion system protein N, which produces MKARAWIGAGALLYAAALVMLAPAMLLDAVASRVADGRVRLTAAQGTLWSGRAQIALRDGATAVRAGAIAWRLRGVTASQGLAFEVTGGARPFVTHVSLSRIELTEAALSLPARALAVVVPRLAPIEPTGEVLLRVSRLALTSDGTSAEATVEWSDAGSALTRVTPLGAYRMHVMQTGAALEATLRTVRGPLELEGRGGWRPGGKPAFAAIARVTAHERELRPLLGLIGVPRGDGSFELKL; this is translated from the coding sequence ATGAAGGCGCGCGCGTGGATCGGGGCGGGCGCGCTGCTCTACGCCGCGGCGCTCGTGATGCTCGCGCCGGCGATGCTGCTCGATGCGGTCGCGTCGCGTGTAGCCGACGGCCGCGTGCGGCTGACCGCAGCGCAAGGCACGCTGTGGTCGGGACGCGCGCAGATCGCGTTGCGCGACGGGGCGACCGCCGTCCGCGCGGGCGCGATCGCATGGCGGCTTCGCGGCGTCACCGCGTCGCAGGGCCTTGCGTTCGAGGTGACGGGGGGCGCGCGGCCTTTCGTGACACACGTCTCGCTGTCGCGCATCGAATTGACCGAAGCCGCGCTGTCGCTGCCGGCGCGTGCGCTCGCGGTCGTCGTGCCGAGGCTCGCGCCCATCGAGCCGACCGGCGAGGTGCTGCTGCGCGTGTCGCGTCTCGCGCTCACGTCCGACGGGACGAGCGCTGAGGCGACCGTCGAATGGAGCGACGCGGGCTCGGCGCTGACCCGGGTGACGCCGCTCGGCGCCTACCGCATGCACGTAATGCAGACGGGAGCCGCGCTCGAAGCCACACTGCGCACCGTGCGCGGTCCGCTGGAGCTCGAAGGCCGCGGCGGGTGGAGGCCCGGCGGCAAGCCCGCGTTCGCGGCCATCGCGCGCGTCACGGCCCACGAGCGCGAGCTCAGGCCGCTGCTGGGATTGATCGGAGTGCCGCGAGGCGATGGCAGCTTCGAGCTGAAGCTCTGA
- a CDS encoding lytic transglycosylase domain-containing protein encodes MRPARVVLAAVLCLASFGAAANDAAPNDALADTRRSPAARGYLAREALLVESWHRARPGTAPPAEPTYPRAWGAPNAAATAALAARPYHKEILKAAREAGIDPVLVHAVIRVESAYNARAVSKAGALGLMQVIPGTGRRFGVDNLLQPSANITAGTLYLSYLMRVFEGDVRLALAAYNAGENAVLRHGRRIPPYRETRGYVPRVLDTYRVLSAIAPDAQPPK; translated from the coding sequence ATGCGCCCGGCCCGCGTCGTTCTTGCCGCAGTCCTGTGCCTCGCCTCGTTCGGCGCGGCGGCGAACGACGCAGCGCCGAATGATGCGCTCGCCGACACGCGACGCAGTCCCGCCGCCCGCGGCTATCTCGCCCGTGAAGCCCTTCTCGTCGAAAGCTGGCATCGTGCGCGACCCGGCACTGCACCGCCGGCCGAACCCACGTATCCGCGCGCATGGGGCGCGCCCAATGCCGCCGCGACCGCAGCGCTCGCCGCACGCCCCTATCACAAGGAGATCCTGAAAGCCGCCCGTGAGGCCGGGATCGATCCGGTGCTGGTGCACGCGGTGATCCGCGTCGAATCGGCTTACAACGCGCGGGCGGTCTCGAAGGCAGGCGCGCTCGGCCTCATGCAGGTGATCCCCGGCACCGGCCGGCGCTTCGGCGTGGACAACCTGCTCCAGCCGAGCGCCAACATCACCGCCGGCACGCTGTATCTCTCGTACCTCATGCGGGTCTTCGAAGGGGACGTGAGGCTCGCCCTCGCCGCCTACAACGCGGGCGAGAACGCGGTGCTCAGACACGGCCGGCGCATCCCGCCGTATCGCGAGACTCGCGGCTACGTGCCGCGCGTGCTCGATACCTACCGCGTGCTGTCGGCGATCGCACCCGACGCGCAGCCGCCGAAGTAA
- a CDS encoding type II secretion system protein, with product MRKRRCGGFTYLFALFIVAFMGVGAMAIGTAWDSAAKREREAELLFVGNSYRLAIQRYYLAGQRRYPATLQDLVKDPRTPATQRYIRRLYADPITNSNEWGIVKAPDGGVMGVFSKSEDAPIKTTNFKTRDRDFERGTKYVDWKFVYTPAAPKPAAGAPTPPQAAPPQGSTPPATLTPAAK from the coding sequence ATGCGCAAGCGACGCTGCGGCGGGTTCACCTATCTCTTCGCGCTCTTCATCGTCGCGTTCATGGGCGTGGGCGCGATGGCGATCGGCACCGCGTGGGACAGCGCCGCGAAGCGCGAGCGCGAAGCCGAGCTCCTCTTCGTCGGCAACTCGTATCGCCTCGCGATCCAGCGTTATTACCTCGCGGGACAGCGGCGTTATCCCGCAACGCTCCAGGACCTCGTCAAGGATCCGCGCACGCCGGCCACGCAACGCTACATCCGCCGGCTCTATGCCGACCCGATCACCAACAGCAACGAGTGGGGCATCGTGAAAGCGCCCGACGGCGGCGTGATGGGCGTCTTCAGCAAGTCGGAGGACGCGCCGATCAAGACCACGAACTTCAAGACGCGCGATCGCGACTTCGAGCGCGGGACGAAGTATGTCGATTGGAAGTTCGTCTATACGCCTGCTGCACCCAAGCCGGCTGCCGGCGCGCCCACGCCGCCGCAGGCTGCCCCACCTCAAGGCTCGACGCCTCCCGCCACGCTCACACCCGCGGCCAAGTAA
- a CDS encoding secretin N-terminal domain-containing protein codes for MTSLARLTLIAAALVLLAACEIFDPVIKNSQSLFNDGRGEEALALLDKASRDKPDRYAYRAEYFRQRDILISRWLVQAEALQQSGQLDIAGSVYKRVLGYDEANARARTGLAQIERDLRHRTLLTDAETAFKQGRYADAGDLLRRVLIENPQNRDARRLQRTLEERTAKPAVTVPRLAASAQKPITIELRDVPVRTVFDVISRAIGINFVFDKDVRSDLRTSIAIQDANAEEVIRLVLATNQLEQKIVNERTILVFPRTPQKLQEHQELVVRSFYLANADVKQTANMIRTIVKTRDIFIDEKLNMLVIKDTPNAIRLAEKLVAAQDLADPEVMLEVEVLEIGRSRLLDLGMKFPDFLSASIIGPSGGAGTITLDEYHNRSNDMLRFTFNNPLLLLQLKQQDGTTNVLANPRIRVRNKGKARIHIGDRVPVITTTAAASGGFVSENVSYLDVGLKLEVEPIIHLADEVAINVGLEVSNIVKEVRTTSSAGSGSVAYQIGTRNAATVLRLKDGETQVLAGLISDEDRRTADRVPGLGDLPVAGRLFSQTHDSRTKTEIVLLITPRLLRTLDRPEQRALEFAAGTETSAGAPGAATPFIPPRPESKPEAKPIAPPPAGPAPSGPQPQPFTTPPGATFSPSTPSTPTTSPPAGSGATPVPFGGVQTPPR; via the coding sequence ATGACCTCCCTTGCCCGACTGACCCTCATCGCCGCGGCGCTCGTGCTGCTCGCGGCGTGCGAGATCTTCGATCCGGTCATCAAGAACTCGCAGAGCCTCTTCAACGACGGCCGCGGCGAGGAAGCGCTGGCGCTGCTCGACAAGGCCTCGCGCGACAAGCCCGACCGCTACGCCTATCGCGCGGAGTATTTCAGGCAGCGCGACATCCTCATCTCGCGCTGGCTGGTGCAGGCCGAGGCGCTCCAGCAATCCGGACAGCTCGACATCGCCGGCAGCGTCTACAAGCGCGTCCTCGGCTATGACGAGGCGAACGCGCGCGCCCGCACGGGTCTCGCGCAGATCGAGCGCGATCTGCGCCATCGCACGCTGCTGACCGACGCCGAGACCGCTTTCAAGCAGGGCCGCTACGCCGACGCCGGCGACCTCCTGCGCCGCGTGCTCATTGAGAACCCGCAGAATCGCGACGCGCGCCGCCTTCAGCGCACGCTCGAGGAACGGACGGCCAAGCCCGCGGTGACCGTGCCGCGGCTGGCGGCGTCGGCGCAGAAGCCGATCACGATCGAGCTTCGCGACGTGCCGGTGCGCACCGTCTTCGACGTGATCTCGCGCGCCATCGGCATCAACTTCGTCTTCGACAAGGACGTCAGGAGCGATCTGCGGACCTCGATCGCCATCCAGGACGCCAACGCCGAGGAAGTGATACGCCTGGTGCTGGCGACCAACCAGCTCGAGCAGAAGATCGTCAACGAGCGCACCATCCTCGTCTTCCCGCGCACCCCGCAAAAGCTCCAGGAGCACCAGGAGCTCGTCGTGCGCAGCTTCTACCTCGCGAACGCGGACGTGAAGCAGACCGCGAACATGATCCGCACCATCGTCAAGACGCGCGACATCTTCATCGACGAGAAGCTCAACATGCTCGTCATCAAGGACACGCCGAACGCGATCCGGCTCGCCGAGAAGCTCGTCGCCGCGCAGGACCTCGCCGATCCGGAAGTCATGCTCGAAGTGGAGGTCCTCGAGATCGGCCGGAGCCGCCTCCTCGACCTCGGCATGAAGTTTCCCGATTTCCTGTCGGCCAGCATCATCGGTCCTTCGGGCGGCGCGGGCACGATCACGCTGGACGAGTACCACAACCGCAGCAACGACATGCTGCGCTTCACCTTCAACAACCCGCTCCTGCTGCTCCAGCTCAAGCAGCAGGACGGCACGACCAACGTGCTCGCCAACCCGCGCATCCGCGTGAGGAACAAGGGCAAGGCGCGCATCCACATCGGCGACCGCGTGCCGGTCATCACCACCACCGCCGCGGCCTCGGGCGGTTTCGTCTCGGAGAACGTGAGCTATCTCGACGTCGGCCTGAAGCTCGAGGTCGAGCCGATCATCCACCTCGCGGACGAGGTCGCGATCAACGTGGGGCTCGAGGTGAGCAACATCGTCAAGGAAGTGCGCACGACGAGCTCCGCGGGCTCGGGCAGCGTCGCCTACCAGATCGGCACGCGCAACGCCGCGACGGTGCTGCGGCTCAAGGACGGCGAAACGCAGGTGCTCGCCGGCCTCATCAGCGACGAAGACCGCCGAACCGCCGACCGCGTCCCCGGCCTCGGCGACCTGCCGGTCGCGGGCCGCCTCTTCTCGCAGACGCACGACAGCCGCACCAAGACCGAGATCGTGCTCCTGATCACGCCGCGCTTGCTGCGCACCCTCGACCGGCCGGAGCAGCGTGCGCTCGAGTTCGCCGCGGGCACCGAAACCTCCGCCGGGGCGCCGGGCGCTGCGACGCCTTTCATTCCCCCACGGCCGGAGAGCAAGCCCGAAGCGAAGCCCATCGCGCCGCCGCCCGCCGGGCCCGCGCCGAGCGGACCGCAGCCCCAGCCTTTCACCACGCCGCCGGGCGCGACGTTCAGCCCTTCGACACCCTCGACACCCACGACCTCGCCGCCTGCGGGAAGCGGCGCCACGCCGGTGCCGTTCGGCGGCGTACAGACCCCGCCCAGATGA
- a CDS encoding type II secretion system protein — translation MTRSAAAHGFTLIELVITLAIVALLASIAMPLADLTVQRTKEQELRRSLRDLRDGIDAYKQASDDGRILKKPNESGYPHRLEELVDGVEDLKNPKKEKIYFLRRIPRDPLATDGELSAAQTWGKRSYASPPDEPKEGDDVFDVYTLAPGRGINGRPYREW, via the coding sequence ATGACGCGGTCGGCCGCGGCGCACGGCTTCACCCTGATCGAGCTCGTCATCACGCTCGCGATCGTCGCGCTGCTCGCCTCGATCGCCATGCCGCTCGCCGACCTCACCGTCCAGCGCACGAAAGAACAGGAACTGCGGCGGAGCTTGCGCGACCTCCGCGACGGCATCGACGCGTACAAACAGGCGAGCGACGACGGCCGCATCCTCAAGAAGCCGAACGAATCGGGCTACCCGCACCGGCTCGAGGAGCTCGTCGACGGCGTCGAAGACCTGAAGAATCCGAAGAAGGAGAAGATCTACTTCCTGCGGCGCATCCCGCGCGATCCGTTGGCGACCGACGGCGAGCTCAGCGCCGCGCAGACCTGGGGCAAGCGCAGCTACGCGAGCCCGCCCGACGAGCCCAAGGAAGGCGACGACGTCTTCGACGTCTACACCCTCGCGCCGGGGCGCGGCATCAACGGCAGGCCCTACCGGGAATGGTGA
- the gspM gene encoding type II secretion system protein GspM: MKALAAAWRARTPSERTVLAVLVAVAAILLYVVAFGAIDARRQKLGERVNALSAQAAALERHAAEIERLRGIARAAPAGGDLRAAIETEARARGVARSVTHLDNKSANEVEAALPSVAFGDWLAWVAALQRQNVRVATCRIEALSTPGVVNVTATFVRGR, encoded by the coding sequence ATGAAAGCGCTCGCCGCAGCATGGCGCGCGCGCACGCCGTCGGAGCGCACGGTGCTCGCCGTGCTCGTCGCCGTCGCCGCGATCCTCCTCTACGTCGTCGCGTTCGGCGCGATCGACGCGCGCCGGCAGAAGCTCGGCGAGCGGGTGAACGCGCTGTCGGCGCAAGCGGCGGCGCTCGAACGTCACGCGGCGGAGATCGAGCGGCTGCGCGGGATCGCGCGCGCGGCGCCGGCCGGGGGCGACCTGCGCGCCGCGATCGAGACCGAAGCCCGCGCACGCGGCGTCGCGCGCAGCGTGACGCACCTCGACAACAAGAGCGCGAACGAGGTCGAAGCGGCGCTGCCGTCGGTCGCGTTCGGCGACTGGCTGGCGTGGGTCGCTGCGCTCCAGCGGCAGAACGTGCGCGTCGCGACCTGCCGCATCGAAGCGCTGTCCACACCGGGTGTCGTCAACGTCACCGCGACGTTCGTGCGAGGGCGATGA
- a CDS encoding type II secretion system protein, which produces MVTRRRGFTLIELLVVLAIIATLLTIALPRYFGSVDKSKEAVLKENLYVTRDAIGKYYADKGKYPESLDALANDKYLRNLPVDPITESSATWVVVPPDDPKKGAVYDIRSGAPGNASDGRPYSEW; this is translated from the coding sequence ATGGTGACGCGCCGCCGCGGCTTTACGCTCATCGAGCTCCTCGTCGTGCTCGCGATCATCGCGACGCTGCTCACCATCGCGCTGCCGCGCTACTTCGGCAGCGTCGACAAGTCCAAGGAAGCGGTGTTGAAGGAGAACCTCTACGTCACGCGCGACGCGATCGGGAAGTACTACGCCGACAAGGGCAAATACCCCGAGTCGCTCGACGCGCTCGCGAACGACAAGTACCTGCGCAACCTCCCCGTCGATCCGATCACCGAGAGCAGCGCGACGTGGGTGGTCGTGCCGCCCGACGATCCGAAGAAAGGCGCCGTCTACGACATCCGCAGCGGCGCGCCGGGAAACGCGTCCGACGGCAGGCCGTACTCGGAGTGGTGA
- a CDS encoding MmgE/PrpD family protein, whose protein sequence is MNATQQIAQFIARTTYDKIPRPVLDATRTIILDGLANVLAGSGQAAPTKVRGFVERLGGRPDCTVVGASFRTNPPLAALANGASMHVLDYEPQGIPSTHGTSTLLPGILALAEVNGASGRDVLTAFAIAWEVQQRIAMAARNAESRPFHPPGIYGPPASAAGCAKLLALPEDKVRVALGIAGGRTGGLYANNGTMTKSTTPGNSGRMGVEAALLAAEGFTANDSIFETGRGYVEVLFGDDFEWDALLGGLGETWNLQQHGFNIKRYPAQIGMQWVTEAVVLLREKNALRAEDVEWLELEVPAKRAQVSNPRVATGLAGKFSIEYCAAVALTQDRVGIDAFTDKVRFSADLEDALNKIRLKPNPDIAISSLTTWVQASAGLKGGKVVTERCDAFRGSSRNPIDREAHLVKVRDCMSRALPEDRMEKLIGLVEKLDDLDDARVLVRALAGD, encoded by the coding sequence GTGAACGCCACGCAGCAGATCGCGCAGTTCATCGCGCGCACGACCTACGACAAGATTCCGCGCCCGGTGCTCGACGCCACGCGCACGATCATCCTCGACGGGCTCGCCAACGTGCTCGCGGGATCGGGACAGGCCGCACCGACCAAAGTCCGCGGCTTCGTCGAGCGCCTCGGCGGGCGTCCCGACTGCACCGTCGTGGGCGCGTCGTTTCGCACCAACCCGCCGCTCGCGGCGCTCGCCAACGGCGCGTCGATGCACGTGCTCGACTACGAGCCGCAGGGCATTCCGTCGACGCACGGCACTTCCACGCTGTTGCCCGGCATCCTCGCGCTCGCGGAGGTGAACGGCGCATCGGGGCGCGATGTGCTCACCGCGTTCGCCATCGCGTGGGAAGTGCAGCAGCGCATCGCGATGGCGGCGCGCAATGCCGAGTCGCGCCCTTTCCATCCGCCCGGCATCTACGGTCCGCCCGCATCCGCCGCGGGCTGCGCGAAGCTCCTCGCTTTGCCCGAGGACAAAGTGCGCGTGGCGCTCGGCATCGCCGGCGGGCGCACGGGAGGTCTGTATGCGAACAACGGGACGATGACCAAGTCGACGACGCCCGGCAATTCGGGACGCATGGGCGTCGAAGCGGCGCTGCTCGCGGCGGAAGGTTTCACGGCCAACGATTCGATCTTCGAGACCGGCCGCGGCTACGTCGAGGTCCTGTTCGGCGACGACTTCGAGTGGGACGCGTTGCTCGGAGGTCTGGGCGAGACGTGGAACCTCCAGCAGCACGGTTTCAACATCAAGCGCTATCCCGCGCAGATCGGCATGCAGTGGGTGACCGAAGCGGTGGTGCTCCTGCGTGAGAAGAACGCGCTACGCGCCGAAGACGTGGAATGGCTCGAGCTGGAAGTGCCGGCCAAGCGCGCGCAGGTATCGAATCCGCGAGTCGCCACCGGGCTCGCGGGCAAGTTCAGCATCGAGTATTGCGCCGCTGTCGCGCTCACGCAGGATCGCGTGGGCATCGATGCGTTCACCGACAAGGTGCGGTTCTCGGCAGACCTCGAGGACGCGCTGAACAAGATTCGCCTGAAGCCCAATCCCGATATCGCCATCTCGTCGCTGACGACGTGGGTGCAGGCGAGCGCCGGTCTCAAGGGCGGCAAGGTGGTGACCGAGCGCTGCGACGCTTTCCGCGGCTCCTCGCGCAATCCGATCGACCGCGAGGCGCACCTCGTCAAAGTGCGCGACTGCATGTCGCGCGCGCTGCCGGAAGACAGGATGGAGAAGCTGATCGGCCTCGTGGAGAAGCTGGACGATCTCGACGACGCGCGGGTGCTGGTCCGCGCGCTGGCCGGCGACTAG